The Fusobacterium sp. JB019 genome has a segment encoding these proteins:
- the cas5b gene encoding type I-B CRISPR-associated protein Cas5b: MKAIRLKLEQELVNYKVPTSFQLKETYPLPPYSTIIGMIHNLCGFEKYMDMDISIQGYYNSKVNDLFTRYEFKPGMKFEKGRHQLETSGYGICRGIATTELLSEVELIIHIVPKDKNLISIIEKKLRNPLEYAALGRREDLAIIKEVKVVEVNKVELEENYEIKKNYCAYIPIKWIKSNKVYVNNNYNIKNTGTRYLLNKNYKKIELGKNKNKKEFRKWDKVEVLYSSNVFSSEENEILLDEDNNIVLLA, translated from the coding sequence ATGAAAGCAATTAGATTAAAGCTAGAACAAGAATTAGTAAATTATAAAGTTCCAACCAGTTTTCAATTAAAAGAAACATATCCCTTGCCACCTTATTCGACTATCATAGGAATGATTCACAATCTTTGCGGGTTTGAAAAATATATGGATATGGATATTAGTATTCAGGGTTATTATAATTCTAAAGTAAATGATCTTTTTACAAGATATGAATTTAAACCAGGAATGAAATTTGAAAAAGGAAGACATCAATTAGAAACTTCAGGATATGGAATATGTAGAGGCATAGCTACAACAGAGTTATTAAGTGAGGTGGAACTTATAATACATATTGTTCCAAAGGATAAAAATTTAATTTCAATAATAGAAAAAAAATTAAGAAATCCTTTAGAATATGCAGCTTTAGGAAGAAGAGAAGATTTAGCTATAATAAAAGAAGTAAAAGTAGTAGAAGTAAATAAAGTTGAACTAGAAGAAAATTATGAAATCAAAAAAAATTATTGTGCATATATTCCTATTAAATGGATAAAATCAAATAAAGTTTATGTAAATAATAATTATAATATTAAAAATACAGGAACAAGATATTTACTTAATAAAAATTATAAAAAAATAGAATTAGGAAAAAACAAAAATAAAAAAGAGTTTAGAAAATGGGATAAAGTAGAAGTGCTATATTCTTCAAATGTTTTTTCAAGTGAAGAAAATGAGATATTATTAGATGAAGATAATAATATTGTTTTGCTAGCTTAA
- the cas3 gene encoding CRISPR-associated helicase Cas3', giving the protein MKIEFYAKSNPKETIQQHTDKLLKNYKILNELYYKVPINWNLLKDACIYHDLGKINSKFQNKILYGKRNENEVAHNLLSLAFINTKLLKEKYSEDDIKILAHAVAYHHERGIYDKELYEEELKDIKENAKEFKYDKLEITRIKEIPAKYFSKDRIYDDNENFYNYVLIKGLLNRLDYAASGDIEVEQKNDFLRESLSNLMLSWKNLNPKSHWNELQNFMINNKEKNTIVIAQTGMGKTEAGLLWIDNNKGFFILPLKSAINEIYKRITGNIVFKNKVGLLHSDTFSKYIEYEKEEIDIQKYYNETKQLSLALTVCTLDQIFDFVYRYRDFELKLATLSYSKIVIDEIQMYSSNLVAYIIVGLKMINEVGGKFSILTATFPKFIGDLLKKYNVNFVESEKPFINNQIRHKVKVLEEDLNVKRILENYKENKILIVCNTVKKAQSIYNELVKNKDIEKQRVNLLHSKFIRKDRNEKEIKIMELGDKDNKDFGIWIGTQVVEASLDIDFDLLFTELSDINGFFQRLGRCYRKREFKEEGYNCYLYVGKEKPCSGIRNNERSIIDYDIFKASKEILLKEKIDGSLSEQKKLDLIDRIYSTENIKDTKYYEKVIEGIRYLNTIDAYELDKKEVRKRFRDINSLLVIPLPVYEREYKIIKKLEEEINVKKPSTKENKIEKSKKLELLKAYTLNISYGEANKRIKDEETINLGKFEKIYILDCDYDIDLGIVLKKIENNNLDFDSLLI; this is encoded by the coding sequence ATGAAAATAGAGTTTTATGCTAAGTCAAATCCAAAAGAAACTATTCAACAGCATACAGATAAGTTACTTAAAAATTATAAAATTTTAAATGAGTTATATTATAAAGTTCCAATAAATTGGAATTTATTAAAAGATGCTTGTATTTACCATGATTTAGGAAAAATCAATTCTAAATTTCAAAATAAGATATTATATGGTAAAAGAAATGAAAATGAAGTTGCTCATAATTTATTAAGTTTAGCTTTTATAAATACAAAATTATTAAAAGAAAAATACAGTGAAGATGATATAAAAATTTTGGCTCATGCTGTTGCTTATCATCATGAAAGAGGAATTTATGATAAAGAACTATATGAAGAGGAATTAAAAGATATAAAAGAAAATGCAAAGGAATTTAAATACGATAAATTAGAAATAACTAGAATAAAAGAAATACCTGCAAAATATTTTAGTAAGGATAGAATCTATGATGATAATGAAAATTTTTATAACTATGTTTTAATAAAAGGACTATTAAATAGACTTGATTATGCAGCAAGTGGAGATATAGAAGTTGAACAAAAGAATGATTTTTTAAGAGAGTCTCTTTCTAATTTGATGCTATCTTGGAAAAATTTAAATCCCAAATCTCATTGGAATGAACTTCAAAATTTTATGATAAATAATAAAGAAAAAAATACAATTGTAATTGCTCAAACAGGAATGGGGAAAACTGAAGCTGGACTTTTATGGATAGATAATAATAAAGGATTTTTTATATTACCATTAAAATCAGCAATTAATGAAATTTATAAAAGAATAACTGGAAATATAGTTTTTAAAAACAAAGTAGGATTACTTCACTCAGATACTTTTAGCAAATATATTGAATATGAAAAAGAAGAAATAGATATTCAAAAATATTATAATGAAACCAAACAATTATCTTTAGCTTTAACAGTTTGCACTTTAGATCAAATATTTGATTTTGTATATAGATATAGAGATTTTGAATTAAAATTAGCAACATTATCATATTCAAAAATAGTTATAGATGAGATTCAAATGTATTCTTCAAATCTAGTAGCGTATATAATAGTAGGATTAAAAATGATAAATGAAGTAGGTGGAAAATTTTCTATTTTAACAGCAACTTTTCCTAAGTTTATAGGAGATTTATTAAAAAAATATAATGTTAACTTTGTAGAAAGTGAAAAGCCTTTTATTAATAATCAAATAAGGCATAAAGTAAAAGTATTAGAAGAAGATTTAAATGTTAAAAGGATTTTAGAAAATTATAAAGAAAATAAGATTTTAATTGTTTGTAATACTGTGAAAAAAGCTCAAAGTATTTATAATGAACTTGTAAAAAATAAAGATATTGAAAAACAAAGAGTAAATTTGTTACATTCTAAATTTATAAGGAAAGATAGAAATGAAAAAGAAATAAAAATTATGGAGCTAGGAGATAAAGATAACAAAGATTTTGGAATTTGGATAGGAACTCAAGTTGTAGAGGCATCTTTAGATATTGATTTTGATTTATTGTTTACAGAATTATCAGATATAAATGGATTTTTTCAAAGACTTGGAAGATGCTATAGGAAAAGAGAGTTTAAGGAAGAAGGATATAATTGCTATTTATATGTAGGGAAAGAAAAGCCTTGCAGTGGTATAAGAAATAATGAAAGATCTATTATAGATTATGATATTTTTAAAGCTTCTAAAGAGATATTATTAAAAGAAAAAATAGATGGTAGCTTATCAGAACAGAAAAAATTAGATTTAATTGATAGGATTTATTCTACAGAAAATATAAAAGATACAAAGTATTATGAAAAAGTGATTGAAGGAATAAGATATTTAAATACTATAGATGCGTATGAATTAGATAAAAAAGAGGTAAGAAAAAGATTTAGAGATATTAATAGTTTATTAGTTATTCCTCTTCCAGTTTATGAAAGAGAATATAAAATTATAAAAAAATTAGAAGAAGAAATAAATGTTAAAAAACCTAGTACAAAGGAAAATAAGATTGAAAAATCTAAAAAGCTAGAATTATTAAAGGCTTATACTTTAAATATTAGTTACGGAGAAGCAAACAAAAGAATAAAAGATGAAGAAACAATAAATTTAGGAAAATTTGAAAAAATATATATTTTAGATTGTGATTATGATATTGATTTAGGTATTGTTTTAAAAAAAATTGAGAATAATAATCTTGATTTTGATTCTTTACTTATTTAA
- the cas4 gene encoding CRISPR-associated protein Cas4 codes for MKITGIMFYYYFVCPRKLWHFTKGISLEDESENVMLGRLLDNSSFSKDKKHIMIDETVNVDFIRDWKILHEIKKSKSIEEASIWQVKYYLYFLKKRGIEIEKGILDYPKVKRREEIFLSKEDEEKIEGILKEIEEIVMREKAPEKINSKICKKCAYYEYCYI; via the coding sequence ATGAAGATAACTGGAATAATGTTTTATTATTATTTTGTATGTCCTAGAAAGCTGTGGCATTTTACTAAAGGAATTTCCCTTGAAGATGAGAGTGAAAATGTTATGCTAGGAAGACTTTTAGATAATTCATCTTTTTCTAAAGATAAGAAACATATTATGATTGATGAAACAGTTAATGTTGATTTCATAAGAGACTGGAAGATATTACATGAAATTAAAAAAAGCAAAAGCATTGAAGAAGCTTCAATTTGGCAGGTTAAATATTATTTATATTTTTTGAAAAAAAGAGGAATAGAAATAGAAAAAGGGATCTTAGATTATCCTAAAGTAAAAAGAAGAGAAGAAATATTTTTATCAAAGGAAGATGAAGAAAAAATAGAAGGTATACTAAAAGAAATAGAAGAGATAGTTATGAGGGAGAAAGCTCCTGAAAAAATAAATTCAAAAATTTGCAAAAAATGTGCTTATTACGAGTATTGCTATATCTAG
- the cas1b gene encoding type I-B CRISPR-associated endonuclease Cas1b — translation MSETYYLFSDGRLKRKDNVLRLTTPEGQYKDMKIEVTNEIYIFGEVDLNTKCLNYVGQLGINLHFFNYYGFYTGSFYPKERAVSGRLLVKQVNHYEDSDKRTILAKKLIEGASFNIKRNLRYYNSREKDLEDPIFLIKKLRSEIDKCKDVKELMGIEGNIRKVYYSTWNKIVNQEINFEKRVKRPPDNLINTMISFINSLIYTTCLAEIYKTQLNPTISYLHVPGERRFSLCLDLAEIFKPVLGDRLIFSLLNKNIITEKDFEEESNFYYIKEKGRKKILQAYDERLKMTIKHKTLNRNVSYRHLIKLECYKIIKHLMEDQEYIPFEMWW, via the coding sequence ATGAGTGAAACTTATTATTTATTTTCGGATGGAAGATTGAAAAGAAAAGATAATGTTTTAAGATTAACTACACCAGAGGGACAATACAAGGATATGAAAATAGAAGTAACAAATGAGATTTATATTTTTGGAGAAGTTGATTTAAATACCAAATGCTTAAACTATGTGGGACAACTTGGAATAAATTTACACTTTTTTAATTACTATGGTTTTTATACAGGAAGTTTTTATCCTAAGGAAAGAGCTGTATCAGGAAGACTTTTAGTAAAGCAAGTAAATCATTATGAAGATTCAGATAAAAGAACTATTCTAGCTAAAAAATTAATAGAAGGAGCAAGTTTTAACATTAAAAGAAATTTGAGATATTATAACTCTAGAGAAAAAGATTTAGAGGATCCAATTTTTTTAATAAAAAAACTTAGAAGTGAAATTGATAAATGTAAAGATGTAAAAGAACTTATGGGAATAGAAGGAAATATTAGAAAAGTATATTATAGTACGTGGAATAAAATTGTTAATCAAGAAATAAATTTTGAAAAAAGAGTTAAAAGGCCACCGGATAATTTAATCAATACTATGATATCATTTATTAATTCTTTAATATATACAACATGTTTAGCTGAAATATATAAGACTCAGCTTAATCCAACAATAAGTTATCTTCATGTTCCAGGGGAAAGAAGATTTTCTTTATGCCTAGATCTAGCAGAAATTTTTAAGCCTGTCCTTGGAGATAGATTGATATTTTCTCTATTAAATAAAAATATTATAACTGAAAAAGATTTTGAAGAAGAATCTAATTTTTACTATATTAAAGAAAAAGGAAGAAAGAAAATACTTCAGGCATATGATGAAAGACTTAAGATGACAATAAAACACAAAACGTTAAATAGAAATGTGAGCTATAGACATTTGATAAAATTAGAATGCTATAAGATAATAAAGCATCTGATGGAAGATCAAGAATATATACCTTTTGAAATGTGGTGGTAA
- the cas2 gene encoding CRISPR-associated endonuclease Cas2, protein MYVILVYDIKLDEKGAKVLRNVFKICKKYLTHIQNSTFEGELTKPLLEKLRLELKGYIREDRDSLLVFESRHERFLKKHFWGMKDDKTSNFF, encoded by the coding sequence ATGTATGTAATATTAGTTTATGATATAAAATTAGATGAAAAGGGAGCAAAAGTTTTAAGAAATGTTTTTAAAATATGTAAAAAATATCTTACTCATATTCAAAATTCTACCTTTGAAGGAGAATTAACAAAACCTTTACTTGAAAAATTAAGACTTGAATTAAAAGGATATATAAGAGAAGATAGAGATTCTCTTTTAGTTTTTGAAAGTCGTCATGAAAGATTTTTAAAGAAACATTTCTGGGGAATGAAGGATGATAAAACTTCTAATTTCTTTTAA